ACCCACAAATAAGGTTCTCAAGCCAATTTAATTAAGTAACTTTGATGATATACATAACCTAAAATGGTAACCAAACTCTGAGAAATTTTATCACGGCAATCTGAgtatttccagaaaaataatttgaacagaaAGTGGCAGAAATTTTCTTGTGGCAATTAGAGAACCATCAGAAGAATTAAAGTCTGAAAATTATTCTAAAGGACTGCTACCAAGACTTCTGCTTCTCTTCTCCATGTACATCTTTTTGTAGGTTTGAAACATTGCTTTTGAATCTTTTACTGGGTTTTGTAGTGTCTCAAATCCATCTGCACTGAAACTTCTCTTGGAGAGTCTTGAATTAGCCAAAACATTATCAtctaaggaaacaaaaattttatttactttattactCTTAATGTTAGTGACTAGTATACAATCAATATAAATTGAGACGGAAAACATGCGTTGTTCTCTGGGATAAAAAATTAGGGAAAGAGCTAAGTGTGACAAACTATGGCTCTTTACCTACAGAATTATAAAGTAAATACACAGGACATCTTGCCTCTCCTTTGGGGGCTGTTTTCTAACGTCATTCCCATCTTTACTGCCCAGGGCTATTCTGCTCTACCTGTACGCTTGCCCAATAAAAACTCATTATTTGCATACTATTATAAACGTGACTTTCTTAACAGCCATCTAAACTAGCAATACAAAAAGCACAAATGCAAGCCAGTTCCAAAGAGTAAATGAAAGGTACAGCTTGCATATTCTGGCCTTGTTATGCACTAGGTATTCTAAgaaatatctgtatttttctgtttctttagacTATTTCAGTGCTGTTATTAGCCTCACTATCCCTTTTTTGACGGGCCCAGCCagcctttcctttttctgtatatttctagATGTGCCTCTATATCTCAGAAGCTGTTCCAATTCTGAATTCCTGTACTTCACATTCCTGCTCTAGCCACTCCTTTCTGAGTAAGTTTTCTTGTACCTTTTTCTGCCTGGGTGGGTCAAGCACTCTGtcctcttctttatttattttttttgctaacAGGGGACGGCTACTCTTAATTCTTTATCTGTTTCAAATTCCTCTCTGTGCACAGCAGCTTTCTGTTATGAATGCTGATACCTCAGGTGCACCTCTAAGCTGCTTTCCGCTGGATTCTGTCACCTCCTCTTCTTCTACCTCACCCTGATAGCTTCACGACTTGCTCCATCTACACTCCAACCTTTGTCACCAAATTTAGGTGTTGCTTATCTAAAGCGTGTTTTTTATAGCTCTCTGGGAGTTCCAGTTCTTCAGCCTCTTCCTCTTGGTATGTTCTGTCTTTCATGATTTCCCTGAGTCtcataagactttttttttaaattataattttatttatttttggctgcgttgggtctttgttgccgcacgcaggctctctccagttgcagcgagcaggctctaggcatgtgggcttcagtagttatggctcacaggctctagagtgcaggctcagcagttgtggcacacgggcttagttgctccacagcatgtggggtcttcctggatcggggcatgaacccatgtcccctgcgttggcaggcagattctgaacctctgcgctaccagggaagcccttgtaagACCCTTGACAGAGCTCTGGACTTGCTTCTTAGCTTTTCTCTCACCCTGCTGCATCTCTCATTGCTCCTGGGCCCTGCTTTGTGTCATTTTCATAGTGATCCTGAGTACTGATGTCCCACCTTCAGTGTTTATTGCTCATCCTGTTCGCAGGTATCTTCACATCTGTCGTTTAGCTCATGCTGCTCCCTGAGCCTCTGGTCAACCTGTGCATGTATCTGTCTTCTGAGTATTTTCAGATTCAGATTCCAGTTATGCCTCTCAACTCTCTCTGAGGCAAAACTTATGGTCCTCCCTTTTTCCAAGGAACTTTCTTGCTGCAATCTCCACACCCATTTTCCATCTTTCTCATATTTCACTTCCTGTGTTCCAACTTTAGGGGTGTGTTTTCTACTCTCACTAATTCATTTTCCCCTCTTTCAGTTGTCTTCCTGTTCTAATTAAGAGTgcacatttcttcttcctttgattctttcattcaggtttctttttccctttatgtATCTTCAATGTATAAGACTCCATTTCTACATGCCTgcttaaatatattctttataagCTCTTCTCAACCTTTGTCACACTTCTTCTCTTACTTCTCTTTATTACTGCTCATGGCAAAATTCTGCTTCTCCCAATTTTCAAAAGACTCTTATGAACTCTTCATATTTAATTAACCCAAACTAAATTTCCTGAACCCTAGGTTCCAGTTCTCAATGCAAAACCCTAAAACacaaaatacattcattccaCTAATTAAAAATCAGATACTAAAAACTCTGGTTTTCTTGTTGGCCCTCAGCCCAAAACCCTTcccagtaaacaaacaaacaaaaccccaaaaaacccaaaaccaaaccGAAACAAAAAACTATGAGCATCAGTCTTTCGTCATCAAAATAACTCAAATTCCACACTTAATAAACTTTGAAGACAGGGATGTGGTTCAAGTCCCTACTGAGTTACTGGCTATGTAACTTTAGCCAAATGATCTAACCTCTCATTGATAAATGGGAACATCTTTGTCTCCCTGGTTTTGAGAATTTAATTAACTAACTTGCAAATAATCTAATCTAGGGGTTGGCTAACAGGGTATGCCTGTGGGCCAAGCCCAGCCTCTAGCAAGTTTTGGTAAAGTTTAATTGGAACATAGCCCATGCTCATTCATTATTCTACAGCCATTTCTCACTGCAGTGTTAGAGTATTTAGGAGAGACATTATGATTTGCAAAACCTATCTACACAGAAGAAGCATGCCAACCCCTTGTCTTAAGTCACTGTGATGAGAATTCTCTTGTTAAAAGGAAATAGATCACTACTTCTCTGTCCACAGCATGACAGAAAAAATAGGAGAATGTCTTCCTACCACTCATACAGACACTGaactatcttttaaaagaatatggaTAAAAACCAAACTTCACAAGTTTCCATAACTGTAATCCAGCTTATATATGATAGAGTGCCaggtaagtaaaataaaaacttaaatagaCAGTTTTACCTATTTCTTGGTTGGCTTCCGGCATCCTTTTCTCCTCAGTCAAACATTTTAACCAGTcttcttttgtactttttattcctgaaactatttaaatattcattttcagatctCTAGATATTGCTATTCATCTCTTTTAGTACTATAATGAAGGAAAACCATGTAAGCCTAAATTAGATTTTAGAAGGCATCAGATATATTCACACATAACTGAAAAGGGCATGGAAAAATGCTTTCTCCCCTATGACGTGCCTGAATCTCACAATTTAAAAGTTTACCTTCACTATGTAATTATGTTTCTCCTACTTGGGCTGAACAACAACACATCTCAAGATACCTAAGGGCACATGAGACAGAATGTACCTCACACTGCTGCTGCACCCACTTCCAACCAGGCCCTCAGATTCTAAGGATCTAGTTTTAAGAACCAAGTGTAATCACCAGTACTttacaaaatgaattttataCTCTATATACTCATATATCCCTACCAACTTCCAAGAAAAAGTACCTTATTTACATTGTAATTTTATGCACCCAAACAGATACTGTCTGAACACAGTACAGGAGAAACTACGATTTCCATTCAAATCCTTTAGTTTTCCAATCTGGGTTTCTCAACACAACGTTTTACATATACTATCCACAACCCATAAATGTTTCCTTCTACCACAAATAATGAGTCCTCTATTTTCTCCTTCCATCTTGCACTACATTGAGAATTCTATCCTTCGGCTAACCGACAGTCATGATTTCCATTCGGGTTTGGTAACTCAACAATGGACAACACTGCTTCCAAGATCCTCCCATTGCATACTTCATGAGTAGACTAGAAGGTACCACTTTAGTGATAACACAATCACCAACTGCTTCAAAGATGACTATAAGGCAAACCACTTCCGTATGTACAAAAAGATTTCATTAACATTACATATCTCCTAACATTTAGACCAAAATTTCAAATTCACAGGGCTTTGAAACTGCAAGTCCCAAAAGAGAATGAACAAAGGCAAGACCTGAAATAATGTACACCTGATGCTTTTCTGACTTAGCACAAAGAGTGCTAAGTCACTTCTTGGCACAAAAGGAAATCTTTGTATTTGGCAAACCTTACAATTTTATACACCTCTTACCTTTAATGTGaatgtaatataatttaaaataagtggGACACAAACTTAAAACAAACATTGCCCAATGAACCATCAACTTACTGAGAAAACTAAATACTAAGTAAAGGCAAAATGCATTTAAGTCTCTCCTAGCTACAGGGAAGTCAGGAGAGATGCTCTGTCACTTGCTGAACTACAGTATTACAATGTTGCAGACACcatcaaaaaaaatcatactggACCTTGCACAGGAGCTTGCTCCTTCCTAGGAGTAGATGGCAGATCATTCTGGTCTTTAACAGGGTTTGTATTCTTAAATAGTCCATCTGGACATAATTTAAACTCCAGCATGCTTAGTTTCTCTGTGGTATCTTTCACAGGTAAAAGGGTCTTAGGTTTATTTTCTGGTCTCTTTTCTTTATTAAGCTTCCTGGGTGAACTGTCTAATTTCGTGAGACAAATGCGCTCACGTTCAGTGCATTTAAATGCAACTCTATTCAGATACAGTTTCCTTTGATCCTTTGCTTGGGAAGCCATTTGGCTGAATTCAACGTCATTATTTACATTACTTAAATTTTTGTCTAATTTGGTTTTATCAATCCACATTTTATCAGGTTGCTTTCCACCAACTGTTCCTTTAATATTCCTTGAAATGTATGTTCTAGACTCCTTGGAATGATGGGCTTTGAGGTTTTTACCATGGCTTGTACCAGTATTTACTGATTCCTTAGAGGTCTGTACACTGCCATTGTGTCTCTCATTTGATCTCCCACAACTTCCCACTCGCGTAGAAAGTTTATTGGACCTCATATACTGAGAATCACATGGTACATTTTTCACATAGTTTTTCTTTAATGCTTCTTTATGCTTCTGCCTTGATAAATACTCCTTTGGTGATAGAACTCTATTAATTTTAGATGAGCTATCCATAGAGCCTGAGGACTTAACATTTGACACTGTCTTTTCTTTAATCCTGGCTCTTTCACCTGTGGTTGAGAAAAGGTTACAGAATTTAAATGCACCACCTCCCACATTCTTATTCTGCTCTTGTTTatcatatttcttcttctttatctctGAATCAAGTATGCTCCCTTCATCTAACttcttttccaaaactttttGTTTAGAGCCACCtgctttcaattttctcttttccgGTGATACTGACTGTACCAAAGAACCATTCTTCACATgcaaatctttatttttacttgtcaAAAAACCCATCTTTGGTTTTAGTGGTCGTAAGTTTTGCGCCATGAGCTTCCTCTGCAGGCTCTCTTGAGAAAATTTTGCAGTTTTGTTAGTGGAGTGAAAAGTTACCTCATGaaattgcagttttctttttcttttgtgactcTGCAAAGAATCTGGTTTTTTATCACCTTTAGATAAAAAGTGACCAGATAATTCTTGTTCTGTCCTTAATGAGCTGTTATGTTCTGATGATTTGGGTTTATCTTTTACATTCCTGCCTTGCTCtgtttcaggaaaatattttttctcaattgGACAAGTCAGAGGAATCTTCAGCTGATTATTTGGAGGACTGTTAAATGCAATAGGAACATCTCTGTCAGAGGTTCTCTCTTCTTGTTTATAACCGTTAGTCTCCAAAGGAGAACGTggatctttccctttttcttcctttgaagtTGAGTTCTTAGTGGAATTACACTGGCAATGAGGTACTCCTTCATAAACcatagagagccaccccaacgcACAGCAACGGACATCATCTTTTTCTGAATCCAGGATTACAGAATCACAGGTTTCTTCAACTGCATGTGCTTGTGGGTCACACTGGTTCCCTTCTTTTGTGACAGGCTTTTCTTTCTGAGGCTCTGTCAGTTTGTCTACCTCGTTGGGTTGATCATCCTGTTCAGGAAATAATTCTTTCATTTGCTCTGAATTTAATATTGTAATTTGTATCTGGTCTGTTGAGTCTTTGCAGTCACAACCAGTTTTATCACAAGTTTGAGCTTTTGAGATTTGGTGTGCCATTTGTTGGACCACAAAACCTTCAGGCATGTTCACAGGTTCAATACCATAGGGAAACTCTTTTAAAAGTTCTGACAGCTGATCATGTAGGTATAAGATTGATGTCTTATCTTCGAGATTCTCATTTGTTGTAGGATCCTGGGCTGCTTCCTGAGGGTAACTATCCCGCTGAATAGCAGCTGGTGAACACATATCATTAGCCATGCTTTCATTTTTAGTGATATGCTCCAAACTGCTTTCCTCTGGAATTCCACTCTTTGCTCCAATGTACTTCAAAGTCGGTGGTTCTGGAGGTTGCAGTGACTCTGACTGATCAGTTATTTTATGTGAAACATCTGTGCACTGTACAAAATTATCTTTTTGAAAGTCAAAGTCTTTATTCCCAGTGATATTGTCAAATTCATTTTGTCTACTATTCATTACTTGGTGATTGGGTAGAGGTTTCTGTGGCTCAACCTTTTGCAAAGAGGGCAAGCTGAATATCTTTGCTATTTGGGAATTATAAGAGGTATCACCTTCAACAAGAGAACAAATACTGCCAATCTGTAATACATCTCTGCCCACAATATCACTGTCCTTTGATATATATGAGGTTTGCTGATCACTCACAGGATACTGGATATCTGGTTCTAATTTGTTATGCTTTCCTTGATTGGTATTAGGTGTGACTTCTGAATTAGTATTAGTTGACTCACTTTGCTTATCCTTCTGAATCAGTGGGAAGATCTTGGTGCTTGTGGTACTTGTCACTGGTTCATTAACGTTCAAAGCAGCAGTATTTTCCGAGGATTTGTTTTGTAAGCTACAAACACTGCCTTCTTTAATAACTGGATACATTGTTTCAGGTAAAGCTTCAGGTGTTATACCTTTGACAGACAATGTTTTGACATCCGAAAGAATTAAGGGTGATACTACAGCAATCCCCTTTGTAGTAGTTGCTCCTGAAGACTCATAATTCTGTGCTACCGTTGATAAAACTGTGTCGTGTGAGCTGTTTACAATTTTATTCTGAGAATTTACCACAGCTGAAAATGGACTCTTCTCACAGATGTCCGCAGGCTTTGAAATTCCAACTGctgctgtgggtttttttgaCTCATCACACTGTTTTTCTTCTGTAGGTTCTGAAGGTTGCTTTTTCCACAAAGACAGACATGTTGCTAGCAATTCCAGGGAAAAGTGAGAGTCACTTTTAGAAGACATTCCATTGAAGGATTTATGCTCAAAGCAAGAAGAGTTGTTTGATATCTTGGCATTTATATTACAAGTAGTTGGAGTACCTGGAGTTTCCATGGTTTTCAAATTCACTTGGTTACCAGTGTTCTGGATATTTGGATTCATTTCAGAACTATGCAGTTTAGAATCATGAATACGTTCATTAGtatcttttaataatttcttctgagttttatttCCAGATGCAAGTAAACTGAGAATTAGCCTATTTTTATTTGGATACTTTGAAACATATTCCTCAAAGGATGTAGACTGAGGAAGAGAAGTTGCTTCAGAATTTGGTGGCACATTTTGTGCAACGTTGACTAAATTTCCTGATGAAAACTGGGTGTTATTTAATATTGCCTGGGTAATCTCAACAGTTGACGTCTTTAAAGAACTCACAACTTGCGAACAGCCAGAATTTAGTAAAACAGAACTGACTTGGTTAAAATTTCTGTCCTGAAGGTTGGAATTCAATGTATTGTGTGTTCTATTTGTTTCTTCTGCAGATTCCATTACTGTTGGTGGTTTATCCTCCACAGTATCTGGAGGGCCTAGGGTTACCTGTGGTCCAGACTGGATTTTGGCAGTTTGTTTCAGAGACAACCCACAATTTTGAGCTGATTCACTGTAAGAGGTATTAGCTGTTTTAATACAACCTGCTGCCATCaaaagatttttattaattttaattttccttgcaAGGTCCgaaaacttcttttttatttctactaaTGTTTTAATATCCCTCACTAACTTTTCTTTTGTGGCACTCGTGTCCAGTACTTGATTTGAAGTTAGATTTCGAGAATCCACTCTTTTCTCTTGATTATTTTGAGTAAGAGCCTGAACACCATCCACATAAGATCTAACAGGTTCATTAAAAGGCTGATTGACATTGGTATTTACTCTCAAGTTACAGGAATTTCCCATTGTGCTGAAATTTTCATTAAGGTTTTGCCACTGCTGCTGAAAGCCTCTACAAAAGTCTTTCCTCATTTCAGGTAAGTGCATTTCTTGactctgaggaacttccatagaAGTGTGTTTAACAACATGCTGAGTACTTTGCAGAGGCTGGCTTGCATACCTACAGTCATAAGGAGGAGGAGGTCTTCTGTCAGTTTGAGTAACCGCATATTGATATGACGGTACAGTTGCAATCTGCTTTGACTGTAAAGTCAGGGCAGGATTTGGAGATTGACTATTTTTAACTTGTAATGATACAGATGACATAGGGGTTTGTTTCTGAAGAGTAGGCTCCTGCAAAAAGCTTCGTGATGAATAACTATATTGCTTTGGAAGTGGCCTGTAATCTGGGTAAGTCAATCCACTGGATGCACACTGCTGTGCCCAATCAACCTGTTGCTCTGATAAAGGTAGGTTAAGTCTCGGGTTTCCTTGATAAGTTATAGGAACTCTTCCGGAATTAGAAGGGATCATTTGTAGTTGCATGGAATAGGTATCTGACGTTAGAAATTGATTCTGTAGTGCATGTACATTGGGCGTATTCGTTCCTAAACCAGTCTGATGAGATACAGTTGCCCCTGTTTGAGAAAGCATAGAATTCCTCACTGGTGAGTTCAACCATACATCCTGTGTAACTCCTGAAGACATTTGCAAATCGTGATTTTGTTCTTTGGGTCCTTTAACATTTGCATATGTTATTCTTTCTACTGAAGTTTGTGAGGTCACAATGGTCCCACTATGCATATCAGAAATAGGGatttgttgaggagttttataatttctgaTGTTGAGCAGCGGCTGTGAAACTGGATTTAAATTACTGAGAAACAGGCACGGTTCTTGGTTACTTCCAGGATGGTTTAAAGAACTTTGAGATGCTGTGGTAAGTGTGTTTACTAAAGCTTGCTCCAAAAAAGATGCCTGTTTTTTAGGATACTGTGGTGGTAAGGTGACACTCTCTGATTTTGCATTCCAGTTCATTGTTGATTTGATGCAGTAGCAGTGTATGAAAAGCCAGCTGTTTTGAATGTCAGGAATCTGTAGGAAATAAAgatcttttattaaaaatctgtTTTGCCAGGTCAGAATTTCTACGATAATTTTCTTAGTTTACCTTATCACCAATGCTGACTATGTCTAGCAAAATTCCTGAAACCTCAGACTAGAGAAAGCTTCATCTTTGATTTGGATAAGAGGAACAGCAAAAGAAGATGTAATAATAAATATGGCAAATGTCAATAAAATTTTCTGGTGTGTTCAACAGAAATTCATTCCACCCAATATAGTTAGTATTTTGTTTGTTACACTTAAGAGACAATTACTTTctgcatttacttattttaactAGCTCTTTATTCTAAGTAACCCATGatcactgtaaaaaataaaattaaaattaaaaaaaaaaaaatcaagcatatACTAAGAAGCCCTTACTACTGTCCATCTCCAATATCTAACTAACTCCCTAGGGGTACCTACTGTTACCTTTCTTTCAGaaaatttctatatataaaaaaacaccAATACATAGATAAAACCTCATCTTTTAAGACAAATGGAGTCCTACCAAACATGCTGTCTACACAGTTAGCCTCATTTTCATTACTATACCCAGGATATCTTATCATTTCAACTACACATATATCTATCTCACTGTCTGCATAACATTCCACTTTCTGTGTATATCACCATTTAACCAtttctctattgatggacatttggttttctTAAGTTTTTGCACTTATAAACTATCCTATACTAAGAATTCTTGTATTTATGCTTTTATATTTGTGCTGTTTCTGGAAATTCCTACAAGTGAAATCAATGTGtcaaaagacacaaattattttcataagcagtgacaaactgccttccaaaaagactgaaataatttaTACTCTCACCAACAGTACAGGGACATATCTAAAAATGGACAAATCTGTAACAATATGGCTAGACCATAAGCAAATCTCATTTTTGAAGGATTACAATAATTCAGATTAATTCACAATGGAATTAATCTAGAAATTGCAGAAAAAGGACCTAGGAAACTgccaaataattaagaaataaagaatgcaGTGAGCTCTGGTGTCTTTTCCTCTAATTATCCAATAGGAtaccagacctactgaatcagaccccacccttatgacctcatttaccttaattatctccctaaaggccccatctcTAAAAATAGTCACACTGGAGGTCagagcttcaacatatgcatttggtggggggggggggggggggggggcgggacaAGACACACAGTTCATTCAGTCCATAATGGGCTCCCAACCCCATGTTAACATATGACTTGAGgataatttataacattaaatagACTTATTTAAAAGAAGACTGGGAAACAATCTCTGTATTTATcatacaaagttaaaaataagttaatccaaggaaaagacagagtgaaataaaatgagaacagaGATTCAATAAGTCACAAGTTggtaacaaacaaaaatcaataagcCTCTGATAACACTgatcatcataaaaaaaaaaaaccactgtatTGGGAAAAGAGGCTATCACTAGATCTTACAGACATTAAAACGGTAATGTATATATCTTGAgtatttccaaacatttaaaatttaggtGGAATGGAGAAATTCCTTGAAAAAACATACCTTAACATCTATAATTAAATATCTTCACAAAGAAAACAGCAGGGCCGTGTGGCTGTACTGGAGTGTTCTACCATTTATGGAAGAGATAATCTAATATAACCTCTTTAAAAGGATAAAAGAGGGAACACTTCATAGCTTATTTACTGAGCCTATCATACCAAAGCTGAAAAGAAAGACAATTAAGAAGCCAATctcacagaaacaaacacaaaagtcctgaacaaaatgttagcaaaccaaaTGGGGTGATACATGAAAAGGATAACATCATGATCAAACTGAGTTTATTTCAGGAATACAAAGTTTGTCATTGAAAATTAATCAAAGTAATTAcattataatcattttaaaaatcatatgatcatttcaacagatgcaagaacttttgataaaattcaattaaaattcattaaaagaaCAATTGTATAAAACCAAGAATAGAAAGAAGTTTCCTTAATTTTGATAAGTGGTAATTTCAAAAATTCAGACCAACAACAGtaatattattaatagtaatagATAACTTAAATAAAGATCCCACTATCACCCACTTCTATTCATTGTTTTACTGGAGATCCTAGAAAGTATAAGAATTGTGAAGGAAAATATAAAGCTGTCTATTAAGAGAcgttatgtagaaaatccaaaacaatCTGTAGATCTTTTAGATCTATTACATGATGGATCATAGTGTACTCAAACTAGATTGAAGAAGGCACATGTTACCATGTGTTTGATTTGTTGATGTGATTCCtgggaattatatatatatgtttatttatgtatttgctcATAAATACAGTAGAAGCGAGCCTTTTGAGGCCTGGTGTCAAGCATGAAATAAAGCCGTGACTAGAAACTGACTCCATGACTTCAGAGGTTTCATTTTTTGTCATTGCTGTACCTGAGCCAAGATTGATCTGTGCATGCTGGTAGGAAGAGGCAGAAATTTGGGGGATCTCCTGCCAAGGTGACCTAAGGCGACACAGGTGGCATTAGAAACTCTCCCCCTCCCAAAGTGAACATCTATCTTGGAGATAACGTG
This genomic stretch from Phocoena phocoena chromosome 11, mPhoPho1.1, whole genome shotgun sequence harbors:
- the RESF1 gene encoding retroelement silencing factor 1, whose translation is MNWNAKSESVTLPPQYPKKQASFLEQALVNTLTTASQSSLNHPGSNQEPCLFLSNLNPVSQPLLNIRNYKTPQQIPISDMHSGTIVTSQTSVERITYANVKGPKEQNHDLQMSSGVTQDVWLNSPVRNSMLSQTGATVSHQTGLGTNTPNVHALQNQFLTSDTYSMQLQMIPSNSGRVPITYQGNPRLNLPLSEQQVDWAQQCASSGLTYPDYRPLPKQYSYSSRSFLQEPTLQKQTPMSSVSLQVKNSQSPNPALTLQSKQIATVPSYQYAVTQTDRRPPPPYDCRYASQPLQSTQHVVKHTSMEVPQSQEMHLPEMRKDFCRGFQQQWQNLNENFSTMGNSCNLRVNTNVNQPFNEPVRSYVDGVQALTQNNQEKRVDSRNLTSNQVLDTSATKEKLVRDIKTLVEIKKKFSDLARKIKINKNLLMAAGCIKTANTSYSESAQNCGLSLKQTAKIQSGPQVTLGPPDTVEDKPPTVMESAEETNRTHNTLNSNLQDRNFNQVSSVLLNSGCSQVVSSLKTSTVEITQAILNNTQFSSGNLVNVAQNVPPNSEATSLPQSTSFEEYVSKYPNKNRLILSLLASGNKTQKKLLKDTNERIHDSKLHSSEMNPNIQNTGNQVNLKTMETPGTPTTCNINAKISNNSSCFEHKSFNGMSSKSDSHFSLELLATCLSLWKKQPSEPTEEKQCDESKKPTAAVGISKPADICEKSPFSAVVNSQNKIVNSSHDTVLSTVAQNYESSGATTTKGIAVVSPLILSDVKTLSVKGITPEALPETMYPVIKEGSVCSLQNKSSENTAALNVNEPVTSTTSTKIFPLIQKDKQSESTNTNSEVTPNTNQGKHNKLEPDIQYPVSDQQTSYISKDSDIVGRDVLQIGSICSLVEGDTSYNSQIAKIFSLPSLQKVEPQKPLPNHQVMNSRQNEFDNITGNKDFDFQKDNFVQCTDVSHKITDQSESLQPPEPPTLKYIGAKSGIPEESSLEHITKNESMANDMCSPAAIQRDSYPQEAAQDPTTNENLEDKTSILYLHDQLSELLKEFPYGIEPVNMPEGFVVQQMAHQISKAQTCDKTGCDCKDSTDQIQITILNSEQMKELFPEQDDQPNEVDKLTEPQKEKPVTKEGNQCDPQAHAVEETCDSVILDSEKDDVRCCALGWLSMVYEGVPHCQCNSTKNSTSKEEKGKDPRSPLETNGYKQEERTSDRDVPIAFNSPPNNQLKIPLTCPIEKKYFPETEQGRNVKDKPKSSEHNSSLRTEQELSGHFLSKGDKKPDSLQSHKRKRKLQFHEVTFHSTNKTAKFSQESLQRKLMAQNLRPLKPKMGFLTSKNKDLHVKNGSLVQSVSPEKRKLKAGGSKQKVLEKKLDEGSILDSEIKKKKYDKQEQNKNVGGGAFKFCNLFSTTGERARIKEKTVSNVKSSGSMDSSSKINRVLSPKEYLSRQKHKEALKKNYVKNVPCDSQYMRSNKLSTRVGSCGRSNERHNGSVQTSKESVNTGTSHGKNLKAHHSKESRTYISRNIKGTVGGKQPDKMWIDKTKLDKNLSNVNNDVEFSQMASQAKDQRKLYLNRVAFKCTERERICLTKLDSSPRKLNKEKRPENKPKTLLPVKDTTEKLSMLEFKLCPDGLFKNTNPVKDQNDLPSTPRKEQAPVQVSGIKSTKEDWLKCLTEEKRMPEANQEIDDNVLANSRLSKRSFSADGFETLQNPVKDSKAMFQTYKKMYMEKRSRSLGSSPLE